From Microplitis mediator isolate UGA2020A chromosome 11, iyMicMedi2.1, whole genome shotgun sequence, one genomic window encodes:
- the LOC130676957 gene encoding ankyrin-3-like: MEYMLQNGVEIEARNREGVTAVHLDVRQIYMEIFDLFIEHDVNMDMEDEKERTPLFYAVEYGQLEKVNALLKQGARVNHRDCHGMTPLFMIFKKILTHRYEGNNLYSPDHIRKIEITGMLIKFEANVNQQTSKGGVTPLHLAGTRGYDEIVTVLLENRVNVNLKDEKGRYVVQYCRYARQDDDLPAGYEKDRMKCG; the protein is encoded by the coding sequence ATGGAATATATGCTACAGAATGGAGTCGAAATAGAGGCAAGAAATCGTGAAGGAGTAACAGCTGTGCATCTAGACGTACGACAAATTTACATGGAAATATTTGATTTGTTTATTGAGCACGATGTGAATATGGACATGGAGGATGAAAAAGAAAGAACACCATTATTCTACGCGGTGGAATATGGACAATTGGAAAAAGTAAATGCATTATTAAAGCAAGGAGCTAGAGTGAATCATAGAGATTGCCATGGAATGACACCGCTGTTCatgatatttaagaaaattttgactcaCCGGTATGAAGGAAACAACTTGTATAGTCCGGATCACATaaggaagatagaaataacgggaatgttaataaaatttgaagccAATGTCAATCAGCAGACGTCTAAGGGGGGCGTAACACCATTGCACCTAGCAGGGACAAGAGGATATGATGAGATTGTAACAGTGCTGCTAGAAAATAGGGTAAATGTTAACTTAAAAGATGAAAAGGGAAGATACGTGGTACAGTATTGTAGATATGCGCGGCAAGATGATGATTTGCCTGCAGGATACGAAAAAGACCGGATGAAATGTGGTTAG
- the LOC130677076 gene encoding zinc finger BED domain-containing protein 4-like gives MCCSILILKCSFFLFIFRSVENSPRKKKCKLQLSSTFNKTKNNILILQESSKDEGNDLQLSRELSGLSMHSDNEDGVKRDVSRNICDNSFEENNTEKNSNDISDDDDDNDDDNDDNNSGSSQNHDLSNTDGNDANDNTMSEQEKFLNAIKNSACLDGKFFKVDMELSSFNSVHAICNFCDPPKKFKGSMQVTSNFIKHLKTKHSKSHEEYQKYADMKRKGLKVIIDKKRWKCKFNQDLYEKNITNVVLKFMLPFRIVEDPTFRKIFDDFEFTKGTNQLKHLTRFTLAKKVNQRYKELMAEVRNKLLLLITDGGYVCTTADMWSSNQRRYLGVTVSWIEPKTYTRKSAAIACRRFPGTHSFDAIAKLLSGIHESFGLSVDSIQATVTDNASNFSKAFKEFGVGSYDDTSLDVSEKNDGNADEDDDIGINEIDKSDPDKIVKSDDTFGSYCKHKLPRHVKCASHTLNLIASEDVTKAINNDKRLKRQHKNVMDKCSSLWKLLRSPKIHERLKSTLGISLRRPVVTRWNSTYDCLKQVISIKDKLINEDFGELKEPLCKVDFEYLEEFLMCSTPLALAIDKLQADQCYYGCLLPQLVSVQNDMNDLLLGEKLRFCHTIVVTTIKSIERRFQNQFDFSLADNQALIAAISHPLFKGQWLASFPPDVQKLAHEKFSETVSKEASIDTSIDVIDNGDADNQKLNFGNRGALVREFKVSSSQGQTAAEVDCFLKSSKFRFSILDDYPTIRQVFLKFNTPLPSSAPVERLFSHATMMNLPKYNRLSDEHFEQRVLFKANSTKSHS, from the exons ATGTGCTGCTccatattgatattaaaatgttctttctttttatttatttttaggtctgtagaaaattcacctcgtaaaaaaaagtgtaagcTACAGTTGTCATcaacttttaataaaacaaaaaacaatattCTTATATTGCAAGAATCAAGTAAAGATGAAGGTAACGACTTACAGTTATCTCGAGAACTAAGTGGATTATCTATGCACTCAGATAATGAAGATGGTGTTAAAAGAGATGTCTCTCGTAATATTTGTGACAACAGTTTTGAAGAGAATAAcaccgaaaaaaattcaaatgatattagtgacgatgatgatgataacgatgatgataatgatgataataacagTGGTAGTAGTCAAAATCATGATCTCAGCAATACGGACGGTAATGATGCCAATGATAATACTATGAgtgaacaagaaaaatttttgaatgctATAAAAAACTCGGCTTGCCtcgatggaaaattttttaaagttgataTGGAATTGAGTTCGTTTAATTCAGTTCATGCCATATGCAATTTCTGCGATCCACCAAAGAAATTTAAAGGATCAATGCAAGTAACATCAAATTTCATAAAGCATCTTAAG ACAAAACATTCTAAGTCTCATGAAGAATATCAGAAATATGCTGACATGAAACGCAAAGGGTTAAaagttatcattgataaaaaacgttggaaatgtaaatttaatcaagatctctatgaaaaaaatatcacaaatGTTGTATTAAAGTTTATGCTTCCTTTTCGTATTGTTGAAGATCCGACTTTTCGTAAAATATTTGATG ATTTTGAGTTTACAAAAGGTACAAATCAGCTGAAGCATTTAACACGCTTTACTTTAGCGAAGAAAGTCAACCAACGTTATAAGGAACTGATGGCAGAAGTTCGCAATAAATtgctattattaattactgatGGTGGCTATGTTTGTACGACAGCCGATATGTGGTCAAGTAATCAACGTCGTTACTTAGGTGTCACGGTCAGCTGG ATTGAACCGAAAACTTACACCAGAAAGTCTGCAGCTATTGCTTGCCGTCGATTTCCGGGGACTCATTCGTTCGATGCTATAGCAAAACTACTATCCGGAATTCATGAATCATTTGGATTATCAGTTGATTCAATCCAAGCTACTGTTACTGATAATGCATCAAATTTTTCCAAAGCATTTAAAGAATTTGGTGTTGGCTCTTATGACGATACTTCATTAG atgtaagtgaaaaaaatgatggaaATGCTGACGAGGACGATGATATTGGTATTAATGAAATTGATAAGAGTGACCCggataaaattgtaaaaagtGACGATACATTTGGCAGTTATTGTAAACATAAGTTACCTCGACATGTCAAATGTGCGAGCCATACTTTAAACCTTATTGCTTCTGAAGATGTGACAAAGGCTATCAATAATGATAAACGTTTGAAAAGACAACATAAAAACGTCATGGATAAATGTTCGAGTTTGTGGAAGTTGCTTCGATCTCCAAAAATACATGAACGCTTGAAGTCCACTTTAGGAATTTCTTTACGGCGTCCGGTAGTCACCAGATGGAATTCTACCTATGATTGTTTAAAACAAGTCATAAGTATTAAAGATAAGTTGATTAATGAAGATTTTGGTGAACTAAAAGAGCCATTGTGTAAAGTAGATTTCGAGTATTTAGAGGAATTTCTCATGTGTTCAACCCCACTAGCTTTAGCAATTGACAAATTGCAAGCAGACCAATGTTATTACGGATGTCTTTTGCCACAATTAGTATCAGTCCAAAATGACATGAATGATTTATTACTCGGTGAAAAACTCAGGTTCTGTCATACTATAGTTGTAACTACAATTAAGTCTATTGAGCGAAGATTTCAAAATCAGTTTGACTTTTCCTTAGCTGATAATCAAGCTCTTATTGCAGCTATCTCTCACCCACTGTTTAAGGGTCAATGGCTAGCATCTTTTCCTCCGGATGTTCAGAAGCTTgcacatgaaaaattttcagaaactGTGTCGAAAGAAGCATCTATCGACACTTCTATCGACGTAATTGATAATGGTGATGCcgataatcaaaaattaaattttggaaatcGGGGAGCTTTAGTAAGAGAATTTAAAGTTTCGTCATCACAAGGCCAAACCGCTGCAGAAGTTGACTGCTTTTTAAAAAGctcaaaatttagattttccATACTCGATGATTATCCAACTATCCGTCAAgtattcttaaaatttaacactCCATTACCATCATCGGCTCCAGTGGAACGACTTTTTAGTCACGCAACGATGATGAATTTGCCCAAATATAATCGCCTGAGTGATGAACACTTCGAACAGCGTGTGCTATTTAAAGCTAACTCAACAAAAAgtcattcataa